The Bacillus sp. Y1 genome has a window encoding:
- a CDS encoding MBL fold metallo-hydrolase encodes MKWEQVPLGPLQTNSYIVTEGNHCLVIDPGDEGKKLIQLLEKRKVVPQAILLTHAHFDHIGAVDIIRDHYRVPVYIHKKEENWLGDPSLNGSKFFMMPVSTSVKPANIFFEKEEAITIGDFTFSVFETPGHSPGSVSFYFEEAEFVISGDALFHQSIGRTDLPGGNHDQLLKSIHSKLLVLPEQTLVLPGHGYTTTIGDEMDSNPFLNGF; translated from the coding sequence ATGAAATGGGAACAGGTCCCCCTCGGTCCGTTACAAACCAACAGTTATATCGTAACCGAAGGGAATCATTGCCTCGTTATTGACCCGGGTGATGAAGGGAAAAAACTTATTCAATTACTAGAGAAAAGAAAAGTGGTACCACAAGCAATCCTGTTGACACATGCTCATTTTGACCATATTGGAGCAGTGGACATTATTAGAGACCATTATCGTGTACCCGTATACATACATAAGAAAGAAGAAAACTGGTTAGGAGATCCTTCTTTAAATGGTTCTAAGTTCTTTATGATGCCAGTCTCTACATCAGTAAAGCCTGCAAATATTTTCTTTGAAAAGGAAGAAGCAATAACCATTGGAGACTTTACTTTTTCCGTGTTTGAGACGCCTGGACACTCTCCTGGTAGTGTCTCGTTTTACTTTGAGGAAGCAGAATTTGTTATTTCAGGAGATGCGTTGTTTCATCAGAGCATCGGGAGAACTGACCTGCCTGGGGGAAATCATGATCAGCTTCTTAAGAGTATTCATAGTAAACTACTTGTACTTCCCGAGCAAACGTTAGTATTGCCTGGACATGGATACACAACTACCATTGGTGACGAGATGGATTCGAATCCGTTTTTGAATGGTTTTTAA
- a CDS encoding DUF2759 domain-containing protein: MGLVIIFALVTLLAAYGAFSSLKNKNFLGLFFAVGTLAVFGFFTVMTVIHHGYPATH, encoded by the coding sequence GTGGGATTGGTCATTATATTTGCTTTAGTTACATTGCTAGCAGCATACGGAGCATTTAGTTCACTAAAAAACAAAAATTTCCTAGGTTTATTTTTTGCTGTAGGAACTTTAGCTGTTTTCGGTTTCTTTACAGTTATGACTGTGATTCACCATGGATATCCAGCAACGCACTAA
- a CDS encoding YqgU-like beta propeller domain-containing protein, translating into MFSVKIKQALYFFLFLLFVVLLFGCSKESVPKSLPQSLHNIELKKKEIPLSFIGGEVMLPIKEMKGSFSSTSGWLDNQTILYVTDTSEGSALYSYDLVEGQSTLLYSSVYPIVSVTVSPTRSSILIHSSPNSSTGLVTIISSSGKIILSSEIPSNELAIEWNEYNENLLLITSFTEDWQYHTYTLDISNNTLAQITIPQPFAYWSNVNEILYLDWRTDSPSLSAPLKKYNINSKVSKDVLKDVYQVDVFPKHTLTITIDPSEESSVGNYTFYDQDFQVKSRLLLPQLSNFSGWSVPFYDYNKDSHAFYTFKPQYSSEMDTYEGTFDLIRFSVESNEELVLIEDLVNEPISCSPNGTLCLYGYSLENLLLLGEKKVLGLIEE; encoded by the coding sequence GTGTTTTCAGTAAAAATTAAACAGGCACTTTATTTCTTTCTTTTCCTTCTTTTTGTTGTTCTATTATTTGGGTGTAGTAAGGAAAGTGTACCAAAAAGCTTACCTCAATCATTACATAATATTGAGTTAAAAAAGAAGGAAATACCCCTATCATTTATTGGTGGTGAAGTTATGCTACCAATTAAAGAGATGAAGGGAAGCTTTTCTTCCACTAGTGGCTGGTTAGATAATCAAACAATATTGTATGTAACAGATACTAGTGAGGGCTCGGCATTATATTCCTATGACTTAGTGGAAGGTCAGTCGACACTGTTGTATTCGAGTGTCTATCCTATTGTTTCGGTAACTGTTAGCCCTACTAGAAGCAGCATACTTATTCATTCCTCACCTAATTCAAGTACGGGATTGGTGACGATTATCTCGTCTAGTGGAAAAATCATCTTGTCGTCAGAAATACCTTCGAATGAATTAGCTATCGAATGGAATGAGTATAATGAAAATCTTTTGCTAATAACGAGCTTTACAGAAGATTGGCAATATCACACCTATACATTAGATATAAGCAATAATACACTTGCTCAAATAACCATTCCTCAACCATTTGCGTATTGGAGTAATGTAAACGAAATTCTATATCTCGATTGGCGTACGGACAGTCCATCGCTTTCTGCGCCGTTAAAAAAATATAATATCAATAGTAAAGTAAGTAAGGATGTCTTGAAGGATGTCTATCAGGTAGATGTTTTTCCGAAACACACGCTTACCATAACCATAGACCCCAGTGAGGAATCATCTGTAGGAAACTACACATTTTATGACCAGGACTTTCAAGTGAAATCGCGATTGTTGTTGCCGCAGTTGTCGAATTTTTCAGGATGGTCTGTTCCATTTTATGATTATAACAAGGATTCTCATGCATTCTATACATTTAAGCCACAATATAGTTCGGAGATGGACACCTACGAAGGGACCTTCGATCTTATAAGGTTTTCAGTCGAGTCTAATGAGGAGCTTGTTTTAATCGAAGACTTAGTAAATGAACCTATTAGCTGCTCCCCTAACGGAACATTATGTCTATACGGGTACAGCCTAGAGAACCTCCTCCTCCTTGGTGAGAAAAAGGTATTAGGGTTGATAGAAGAATAA
- a CDS encoding M14 family metallopeptidase, whose amino-acid sequence MKVKVRTGDSLDYYSQLFMLPIHLLLDANKLTKNTILEKGQTIQIPGFELETRCIGQNDAFWRLALHYNLSIDALLLVNQKRNPNSFEQGEAVNIPKRMIKPIIHGQTFYDSAQLETDIKKLVEMYPFVSTSTIGQSVRGNPIHELRFGKGDLKIHYNASFHANEWITTPILLQLVNTFLLALTNQRPIRGIDIQALYNRVDVSIVPMVNPDGVDLVLHGPLESERDNLITYNGGSSDFVGWKANIRGVDLNNQFPAKWEIEKERKIPKAPSARDFPGNEPLTEPEAIAMAQLANERNFHRLLAFHTQGEEFYWGYEGLEPSEAHSLANEFERVSGYRSVQYIDSHAGYKDWFIQEFKKCGFTFELGKGINPLPLSQYRKIYHEMLGVFLAAMYV is encoded by the coding sequence TTGAAAGTTAAGGTTCGGACTGGAGACTCATTGGACTATTATAGTCAATTATTTATGTTGCCAATTCATTTGCTGCTAGACGCTAACAAACTGACAAAAAATACGATCCTTGAAAAAGGGCAAACGATACAGATTCCAGGATTTGAGCTAGAAACTCGTTGTATCGGCCAGAATGATGCTTTCTGGAGACTAGCTCTTCACTATAATCTTTCCATTGATGCATTATTGTTAGTCAATCAGAAGCGTAATCCAAACAGTTTTGAGCAAGGTGAAGCTGTTAATATTCCAAAGCGAATGATTAAACCAATCATACATGGGCAGACATTCTATGATTCAGCCCAACTTGAAACAGATATTAAAAAGCTTGTTGAAATGTATCCTTTTGTCTCAACAAGTACCATTGGGCAAAGTGTACGTGGTAATCCAATTCATGAGTTGCGGTTCGGCAAGGGAGATTTAAAAATACACTATAATGCTTCTTTTCATGCGAATGAATGGATTACTACCCCGATTCTCCTACAGTTAGTGAATACCTTTCTTTTAGCATTAACCAATCAAAGACCGATCAGAGGAATAGATATTCAGGCTCTTTATAACCGTGTGGATGTTTCTATCGTACCTATGGTGAATCCAGATGGAGTGGATTTGGTTTTACATGGTCCGTTAGAAAGTGAAAGGGATAATTTAATAACGTACAACGGTGGCAGTAGTGATTTTGTAGGTTGGAAAGCAAATATTCGTGGAGTTGATCTAAATAATCAATTTCCTGCAAAATGGGAAATTGAAAAAGAGAGGAAAATACCAAAAGCACCGTCGGCTAGAGATTTCCCTGGTAATGAACCTTTAACAGAACCTGAGGCAATCGCAATGGCTCAACTGGCTAATGAGAGAAATTTTCATCGACTATTGGCCTTTCACACACAAGGAGAAGAGTTTTATTGGGGTTATGAGGGGTTAGAACCTTCGGAGGCACATTCGCTTGCAAACGAGTTTGAACGTGTCAGTGGATACCGTTCTGTACAGTATATTGACAGCCATGCAGGTTATAAGGATTGGTTTATACAAGAGTTTAAAAAGTGCGGGTTTACGTTTGAACTTGGGAAAGGAATCAATCCACTCCCATTATCACAGTATAGAAAGATATACCATGAGATGCTAGGGGTTTTTTTAGCTGCTATGTATGTTTAG
- a CDS encoding LTA synthase family protein: MNKLKWSKFPLIAIAIVLLWIKTYIVYKTSFDIKIENWRQEFILFINPLSFLMFIFGIGLFLKGKSQNRFIITTSFLMSAVLFGNVVFYRFFNDFLTIPVLFQTSNMADLGSSVNELLEWKDLLYFTDFFLIVAFVLLRPTLTEQKNRNKVVISAYYLLTAAIAFFNLGLAEAERPQLLTRTFDREMLVKNIGTYNYHIYDAFLQSKSSAQRALADGSELVDIENYVRANYKRPSDDMFGIAKGKNVILISMESTQSFVINQEVNGQEITPFLNQFIKESYYFDNFYHQTAQGKTSDSEFIVENSLYGLSRGAVFFTHSENEYRATPEILNENGYYTASLHANNKSFWNRDLMYDSLGYTRFYALGDYDVDETNSIGWGLKDIPFFEQSVDHLLNMPKPFYSKFITLTNHFPFELGEEDLYIQPYDSTNKTVNNYFPTVRYQDEALKLFIEDLKETGLYEESIIILYGDHYGISENHNKTMGEFLGKEITPLESTQLQRVPLIIHIPGQEGKVIHNVSGQVDLKPTILHLLGIDTKQNIDFGSDLFSKDYTEFTVLRDGSFITKDYVYTKGTCYDKSTGEAIDSVDACEPYMEKAKNELEYSDKIVYGDLLRFYEKSGNIKKKTNE; this comes from the coding sequence ATGAACAAGTTGAAATGGTCAAAGTTTCCTTTGATTGCAATTGCAATCGTATTGCTCTGGATAAAAACGTATATCGTTTATAAAACTAGCTTTGATATTAAAATTGAAAACTGGAGACAAGAGTTTATTTTATTTATAAACCCGTTAAGTTTTCTTATGTTTATCTTTGGTATTGGCTTGTTTTTAAAGGGAAAAAGTCAAAACCGATTCATTATTACGACAAGTTTTCTTATGTCGGCCGTATTGTTTGGTAATGTTGTTTTTTATCGTTTCTTTAATGATTTCTTAACGATACCGGTATTGTTTCAAACAAGTAATATGGCGGACTTAGGAAGCAGTGTGAATGAACTATTAGAATGGAAGGATCTTTTATATTTCACTGATTTCTTTCTTATTGTTGCTTTTGTCTTATTGAGACCAACCTTAACTGAACAGAAGAATCGTAATAAAGTAGTGATAAGTGCGTATTATTTACTTACTGCTGCCATTGCATTTTTTAATTTAGGTTTGGCTGAAGCAGAAAGACCACAGCTCCTTACTCGAACATTTGATAGAGAAATGCTTGTTAAAAATATTGGAACATACAATTACCATATTTACGATGCCTTTTTACAGTCTAAATCATCTGCTCAAAGAGCATTAGCAGATGGCAGTGAATTGGTGGATATTGAAAACTATGTTCGGGCGAATTACAAGCGTCCTAGTGATGATATGTTTGGAATTGCCAAAGGAAAAAATGTGATTTTAATTTCAATGGAATCAACCCAAAGCTTTGTCATTAATCAGGAAGTAAATGGCCAAGAAATTACTCCCTTCCTAAATCAATTTATTAAGGAAAGTTATTATTTTGATAACTTCTATCACCAAACCGCACAAGGCAAAACGTCAGATTCTGAGTTTATCGTTGAAAATTCTCTATATGGCTTAAGCCGTGGGGCAGTATTCTTTACTCATTCAGAAAATGAGTATCGAGCGACACCAGAAATTCTAAATGAAAATGGGTATTACACAGCTTCTCTTCATGCCAATAACAAGAGCTTCTGGAATCGTGATTTAATGTATGATTCATTAGGCTATACAAGATTCTATGCCCTTGGTGATTATGACGTAGATGAAACAAACTCGATTGGTTGGGGACTTAAAGATATTCCTTTCTTTGAACAATCAGTTGATCATTTATTAAATATGCCAAAACCGTTTTACTCGAAATTTATTACTCTAACTAATCACTTCCCATTTGAACTTGGTGAAGAAGATTTGTATATTCAACCTTATGATTCTACTAATAAAACAGTAAATAACTATTTCCCTACGGTCCGTTATCAAGATGAAGCATTAAAACTTTTTATTGAAGATTTAAAGGAAACTGGATTGTATGAGGAATCAATTATCATCCTTTATGGTGATCATTACGGAATATCGGAAAATCATAATAAGACAATGGGTGAGTTTTTAGGAAAAGAAATTACACCGTTAGAGAGTACACAGCTTCAAAGAGTACCATTAATTATTCATATTCCTGGGCAAGAAGGAAAGGTTATTCACAATGTTTCAGGTCAGGTTGATTTAAAGCCTACAATCCTTCACTTACTTGGAATTGATACCAAGCAAAATATTGATTTTGGTTCGGATCTGTTTTCTAAAGACTATACAGAGTTTACAGTGCTTCGTGATGGAAGTTTTATTACGAAGGACTATGTATACACGAAAGGCACATGTTATGACAAATCTACAGGGGAAGCAATTGATTCTGTTGATGCTTGCGAGCCATACATGGAAAAAGCAAAAAATGAGCTAGAGTACTCTGATAAAATTGTTTACGGAGATTTGCTTCGGTTTTACGAAAAATCTGGGAATATCAAAAAAAAGACAAATGAGTAA
- a CDS encoding ROK family glucokinase — protein sequence MTDKWLVGVDLGGTTTKLAFINQYGEILKKWEIPTDNSNKGKNITINIAKSIDQALEELDQPKSKLLGIGMGAPGPVDYATGIIYNVVNLGWEDNYPLKDLLEVETSLPAIIDNDANCAALGEMWKGAGNGGKDIVAVTLGTGVGGGVIANGHIVQGVSGAAGEIGHITSLPVGGAPCNCGKTGCLETIASATGIVRIGKEKLQAAQDSSGELAQIYREEGTISAKNIFDAARNGDVLAKEIIEEVSFHLGLALANIANTLNPEKIVLGGGVSKAGDILLDSVRQNFEKYAFSRVKESTKIAVATLGNDAGVIGAAWLIRDYVSK from the coding sequence ATGACAGATAAGTGGTTGGTTGGGGTAGATTTAGGAGGAACAACAACAAAACTTGCTTTTATTAATCAATACGGTGAAATTTTAAAGAAATGGGAAATTCCTACAGATAATAGCAATAAGGGGAAAAATATTACGATAAATATTGCTAAATCAATTGATCAGGCACTTGAAGAATTAGATCAGCCTAAAAGTAAGCTTTTAGGGATAGGAATGGGTGCACCTGGTCCAGTGGATTATGCAACAGGCATTATCTACAACGTTGTAAACTTAGGCTGGGAAGATAACTATCCTTTAAAGGATTTATTAGAAGTAGAAACATCTTTACCTGCCATCATTGATAATGATGCTAACTGTGCGGCACTTGGTGAAATGTGGAAGGGTGCTGGAAACGGTGGGAAGGATATCGTTGCTGTCACATTAGGAACAGGTGTAGGAGGCGGTGTGATCGCTAACGGGCATATTGTTCAAGGTGTAAGTGGGGCGGCTGGTGAAATTGGTCATATTACCTCCCTCCCTGTGGGTGGAGCACCTTGTAACTGTGGAAAAACAGGCTGCTTGGAGACCATTGCTTCAGCAACAGGTATCGTTCGAATAGGAAAAGAAAAGCTTCAGGCGGCACAGGATTCAAGTGGAGAATTAGCACAGATTTATCGTGAAGAGGGTACCATTTCAGCCAAAAATATATTCGATGCTGCGAGAAATGGGGATGTCCTTGCAAAAGAAATAATCGAGGAAGTAAGTTTCCATCTTGGGTTAGCATTAGCAAATATTGCAAATACCCTTAACCCAGAAAAAATTGTTCTTGGTGGAGGAGTTTCAAAAGCGGGAGATATTTTACTAGACAGCGTTCGTCAAAACTTTGAGAAATATGCCTTCTCAAGAGTAAAGGAATCAACAAAAATCGCTGTTGCGACACTCGGAAATGACGCAGGTGTTATTGGCGCAGCTTGGTTAATAAGGGATTATGTAAGTAAATAA
- a CDS encoding YqgQ family protein, protein MKNTYDIQQFLKKFGTIIYVGDRLADLELMEEELKELYQSQLIEEQDFQTALFIVRHEIQQLKNKE, encoded by the coding sequence ATGAAGAATACATATGATATTCAACAATTTTTAAAGAAATTTGGAACCATTATTTACGTTGGTGACCGCCTTGCTGATTTAGAGTTGATGGAGGAAGAACTGAAGGAATTATATCAATCTCAGTTGATTGAAGAACAGGACTTTCAAACGGCATTATTTATTGTCCGTCATGAAATTCAACAATTAAAAAATAAAGAATAG
- a CDS encoding spore germination protein, which yields MEAAKHKVSSKLHTNTRYLRDALGVDKSFDVIQLDVEYAEKGMAFYFVDGFVKDDILHYLMKLLADLKKEQLEPDALSALLKTYIPYVEVETTDDLDKVVDTVLAGPTALLVDGIPTAILIDARTYPVRGPQEPDIERVVRGARDGFVETLVFNTALTRRRVRDRTLRMEYLQVGRRSKTDIVISYIEDIADPHMVEQLKESLSKIDTDGLPMADKTIEEYLSGRHWNPFPVIRYTERPDTAATHLYEGHVCIIVDGSPSVIIAPVTFWHHLQHAEEYRNKPIVGAYLRLVRFIAVWSSIFLLPMWYLLATNKELLPKTLAFIGPNEMGQIPLFLQFLLIEIGLDVLRMAAIHTPSALATALGLVAALMIGQVAVEVGLLSNEVILYFSIAALGTFATPSYELSLASRLVRLCLLIFTALFHTIGFVVGTVLLILLLANMKSFGVPYLWPFIPFDIKALKDVLIRSPIPLKSKRPEILHPQDPDR from the coding sequence ATGGAAGCAGCAAAACATAAGGTGAGTTCAAAACTACATACCAATACAAGGTATTTAAGGGATGCTCTTGGTGTTGATAAAAGCTTTGATGTTATTCAGTTAGATGTAGAATACGCTGAAAAAGGAATGGCGTTTTATTTTGTCGATGGCTTTGTAAAAGATGATATTCTTCACTATTTAATGAAGCTGTTAGCAGATTTAAAGAAGGAGCAGCTTGAGCCTGATGCACTGAGTGCGTTGCTAAAAACGTATATTCCTTATGTCGAAGTAGAAACTACCGACGATTTGGATAAGGTTGTTGACACCGTATTAGCAGGTCCTACAGCTCTTCTTGTAGATGGGATACCAACGGCCATTCTAATTGACGCAAGAACCTACCCAGTTCGTGGCCCTCAAGAGCCGGATATTGAAAGGGTGGTTAGAGGAGCAAGAGATGGCTTTGTTGAGACACTAGTTTTTAACACAGCATTGACCCGAAGAAGAGTAAGAGACCGTACATTACGGATGGAATATTTGCAGGTCGGAAGAAGATCAAAGACTGATATCGTTATTAGTTATATAGAAGATATTGCCGATCCTCATATGGTTGAACAACTGAAAGAATCTCTATCAAAAATTGATACGGACGGCTTACCAATGGCAGACAAAACAATCGAGGAATATTTGTCAGGTAGACATTGGAACCCGTTTCCTGTTATTCGATATACGGAACGGCCGGATACAGCTGCTACACACTTATATGAAGGACATGTATGTATTATCGTTGATGGGTCACCGAGTGTGATCATTGCACCGGTTACCTTTTGGCATCATCTACAGCATGCAGAGGAGTATCGGAACAAACCCATTGTTGGTGCGTATCTTAGATTAGTACGTTTTATTGCGGTTTGGTCTTCTATCTTTTTGTTGCCAATGTGGTATTTATTAGCGACGAATAAAGAATTGTTGCCAAAAACACTTGCCTTTATTGGGCCCAATGAGATGGGGCAAATCCCACTGTTTTTACAGTTTCTGCTGATTGAGATTGGGCTCGACGTGCTAAGGATGGCAGCTATTCATACTCCATCAGCTTTAGCAACTGCACTTGGTCTTGTTGCAGCCTTGATGATTGGACAAGTTGCTGTCGAAGTAGGATTATTAAGTAACGAAGTCATATTATACTTCTCTATTGCAGCGCTTGGAACGTTTGCAACACCAAGCTATGAGTTAAGCTTAGCATCAAGATTAGTGAGGCTGTGCTTACTAATTTTTACAGCACTATTTCATACAATTGGGTTTGTGGTAGGTACCGTATTACTAATTCTGTTGCTCGCAAATATGAAATCTTTTGGTGTCCCATATCTTTGGCCGTTCATCCCCTTTGATATAAAAGCACTAAAAGATGTATTAATTCGATCACCAATTCCTTTAAAAAGTAAGAGACCAGAAATTTTACATCCACAAGATCCTGATAGATAA
- a CDS encoding rhomboid family intramembrane serine protease, whose product MFVKERGGSLNKLEDYLFWKLAHFLIHKKEYRLLRTSPSQEELWFEKVENKQVPIIRLRRIDLDWSNWLARDIENSGNNGEAIRRQLIRGEANVLNIYVSAYPPVDDYDFLLSEKKILKTNVTTKVITRDTYIKEISELEHVFSEEIPLESKEEYSLNEIELLKNATLETAIERIKIEKSLFENGKPFFTYVFIVLQIIAFLFLEWKGGSTNTATLIKYGAKFNPLILEGEWWRFLTPILLHIGFFHLFMNTLALYYLGPTIERIYGRMRFLFIYLVAGFSGSLASFLFTTSLSAGASGAIFGCFGALLYFGLNYRSLFFRTMGFNVLVVIAINLSLGFTIPGIDNAGHLGGLVGGFLATAIVHFPKQKKWVQQLLFLFLTLAAMGSVLWYGYANPEKITDTQSVMVLSQVYLQDENYDKAYRLLTNAIQTHQSSAELFFQLSYVEIKRTDLSSAENHLQRAIELDPYFHEAYYNLSLIYYELGNKEESLTYAQKAAELAPDQEEYQSFIEKLQE is encoded by the coding sequence ATGTTTGTAAAGGAAAGAGGGGGAAGCTTGAATAAATTAGAAGATTATTTATTTTGGAAGCTTGCACATTTTCTTATTCATAAAAAGGAGTATCGACTGTTAAGGACCTCTCCTTCGCAAGAGGAATTGTGGTTTGAAAAAGTAGAAAACAAACAAGTACCAATTATTCGTCTCAGGCGGATAGACTTAGACTGGAGCAATTGGCTTGCTCGGGATATTGAGAATAGTGGAAACAATGGTGAAGCAATCCGGCGTCAATTGATTCGCGGCGAGGCAAACGTATTAAATATATATGTGTCAGCCTATCCACCGGTCGATGACTATGATTTTCTACTTTCCGAAAAAAAGATTCTGAAAACAAATGTCACCACAAAGGTGATTACACGGGACACATATATTAAGGAAATATCTGAATTAGAACATGTATTCAGTGAAGAGATACCACTTGAGAGCAAGGAGGAATACTCTCTAAATGAAATCGAGCTCTTAAAAAATGCTACGTTAGAAACAGCTATAGAACGCATAAAAATTGAAAAGTCCTTGTTTGAAAATGGAAAACCCTTTTTTACATATGTCTTCATAGTCCTTCAAATCATCGCCTTCCTTTTTCTTGAATGGAAAGGTGGAAGCACAAATACGGCCACACTCATTAAGTATGGCGCGAAGTTCAATCCGCTTATTTTAGAGGGAGAATGGTGGAGGTTTTTAACACCCATCCTACTTCATATCGGATTTTTCCATTTATTTATGAATACATTGGCTTTGTATTATCTTGGCCCTACGATTGAAAGAATATATGGACGAATGAGATTTCTTTTTATATATTTGGTCGCTGGGTTTAGCGGCTCACTGGCAAGTTTTTTATTCACTACAAGTCTTTCGGCTGGTGCAAGTGGTGCAATCTTTGGTTGCTTTGGAGCTCTTCTATACTTTGGGCTTAACTATCGTTCCCTTTTCTTTCGGACAATGGGCTTTAATGTTCTTGTTGTCATTGCCATCAACCTGTCTCTTGGTTTTACGATCCCGGGAATTGATAACGCGGGTCATCTTGGTGGTCTTGTAGGAGGATTTCTAGCCACAGCGATTGTCCATTTTCCTAAACAAAAAAAATGGGTACAACAACTATTGTTTTTATTCCTTACTCTAGCAGCGATGGGTAGTGTGTTATGGTATGGTTACGCAAATCCAGAAAAAATTACAGATACACAATCGGTGATGGTCTTGTCTCAGGTGTACCTTCAAGATGAGAACTATGATAAAGCATATCGTTTATTGACAAATGCCATTCAAACTCATCAGTCCTCTGCAGAATTATTTTTTCAGCTTTCTTATGTTGAGATTAAACGAACTGATCTATCTTCTGCGGAAAATCATTTGCAAAGAGCAATTGAACTGGATCCGTACTTTCATGAGGCATACTATAATCTTTCCCTCATTTATTATGAATTAGGAAACAAAGAAGAGTCACTAACATATGCACAAAAAGCAGCAGAACTTGCTCCCGATCAAGAGGAGTATCAAAGTTTTATAGAAAAATTACAAGAATAA
- a CDS encoding L-lactate dehydrogenase — MKNHVNRVALIGTGAVGSSYAFALLNQGVTEELVLIDLNKEKSEGDAMDLNHGMPFAPSPTKIWFGDYSDCKDADLVVICAGANQKPGETRLDLVEKNTRIFKGIVEQVMANSFDGIFLVATNPVDILTYAVWKFSGLPKERVIGSGTILDTARFRYLLGDYFNVDTRNIHAYIIGEHGDTELPVWSRADIAGIPISQWIKKNSEYKQEDLEELFLNVRDAAYHIIERKGATFYGIAMGLVRVTKAILQNENSVLTVSAYLDGEYDQKDVYIGVPAVVNRNGIREVIHLDLDETEKVKFAHSVKVLKKTMEPVMKIEK, encoded by the coding sequence ATGAAAAATCATGTTAATCGTGTAGCTCTAATTGGAACAGGTGCTGTAGGTTCGAGTTATGCATTTGCACTGTTAAACCAAGGGGTAACGGAAGAACTAGTGCTAATTGATTTAAATAAAGAAAAATCAGAAGGGGATGCTATGGATTTAAACCATGGGATGCCTTTTGCTCCAAGCCCAACAAAGATATGGTTTGGTGATTATAGTGATTGTAAAGATGCTGATTTAGTTGTCATTTGTGCAGGGGCAAATCAAAAGCCTGGTGAAACAAGATTAGACCTGGTAGAAAAAAATACCCGTATTTTCAAAGGAATTGTTGAGCAAGTTATGGCAAATTCCTTTGACGGTATATTTTTAGTTGCTACAAATCCGGTAGACATTTTAACCTATGCTGTCTGGAAATTTTCTGGCCTGCCTAAGGAGAGAGTCATCGGATCTGGTACGATTCTTGATACAGCAAGGTTTCGTTACCTGTTAGGAGATTATTTTAATGTGGATACAAGAAATATTCATGCCTACATTATCGGTGAGCATGGTGATACAGAGCTTCCTGTATGGAGTCGCGCTGATATTGCCGGCATTCCAATTTCACAATGGATTAAGAAAAATAGTGAGTATAAGCAAGAGGATTTAGAGGAGCTATTTCTTAACGTAAGGGATGCAGCTTATCACATTATTGAAAGAAAAGGTGCGACTTTTTATGGAATCGCCATGGGCTTAGTTCGTGTAACAAAAGCGATCTTGCAAAATGAAAATTCGGTTCTTACTGTTTCAGCCTACCTTGATGGAGAATACGATCAAAAAGATGTATACATAGGCGTACCTGCAGTAGTAAACAGAAATGGAATTAGAGAAGTAATCCATTTGGATCTAGATGAAACAGAGAAGGTAAAGTTTGCTCACTCTGTTAAAGTGCTGAAAAAGACAATGGAACCTGTCATGAAGATTGAAAAATGA